Proteins co-encoded in one Ignavibacteria bacterium genomic window:
- a CDS encoding VWA domain-containing protein, producing MNGFRFTKYIPPSIDDARFENLLKIFLQLLTMTSGDVSEALNWMNQLDRRYKLSSDSYGMGDFISDLKSKGFLKEDPVTGNYTPSAKSEKTIRKQSLEEIFGKLKRGNVGNHRTPFNGPGDELTSDRREFQFGDTLDQVDVTDSIKNAQINHGLDDFRLTENDLEIQEKDFKAATSTVLMIDISHSMILYGEDRITPAKKVAMALAELITIKYPKDTLDIIVFGNDARPVSVKDLPWLQVGPYHTNTVAGLQLAMEILKRRKTSNKQIFMITDGKPTCLKIGIKYYKNSFGLDRKIVNKTMDQAAIAKKRGIPITTFMIASDPYLQRFVREFTEVNQGRAFYSDLNGLGQFVFEDFIRNRRKNLR from the coding sequence ATGAACGGATTTAGATTTACAAAGTACATTCCCCCATCGATTGATGATGCACGATTTGAAAATCTTCTGAAGATTTTCCTCCAGCTTCTTACGATGACCTCAGGCGATGTCAGCGAGGCTCTCAACTGGATGAATCAACTCGACAGACGATACAAATTATCTTCTGATTCCTATGGTATGGGTGATTTTATTTCAGATTTGAAATCGAAAGGATTTTTAAAGGAAGACCCTGTTACAGGCAATTATACCCCCTCGGCAAAATCAGAAAAGACCATCCGGAAACAATCTTTGGAAGAAATTTTTGGAAAATTGAAAAGAGGAAATGTGGGTAACCACAGAACTCCCTTCAACGGACCGGGTGATGAACTGACCTCTGACAGAAGAGAATTTCAGTTTGGTGATACTCTTGACCAGGTCGATGTGACCGATTCTATTAAAAATGCTCAAATCAATCACGGACTCGATGATTTCAGACTAACAGAGAACGATCTCGAAATTCAGGAAAAGGATTTCAAAGCAGCCACTTCCACTGTCCTCATGATTGATATTTCCCATTCAATGATTCTGTACGGTGAAGATCGTATCACGCCTGCAAAGAAGGTGGCGATGGCGCTAGCAGAACTGATTACCATTAAATACCCGAAAGACACCCTGGATATTATTGTCTTCGGAAATGACGCCAGACCGGTATCCGTCAAAGACCTCCCCTGGCTTCAGGTAGGACCATATCATACAAATACAGTGGCAGGACTTCAACTTGCTATGGAGATTCTAAAAAGGAGAAAAACTTCCAACAAGCAGATATTCATGATAACAGACGGAAAACCAACCTGCCTGAAGATTGGTATCAAATATTATAAAAACAGCTTTGGTCTCGACAGAAAAATTGTGAACAAAACTATGGACCAGGCCGCAATCGCTAAAAAGCGAGGTATACCAATTACTACTTTTATGATCGCCTCAGACCCCTATCTACAGCGATTTGTGAGAGAGTTTACTGAAGTCAATCAGGGAAGGGCTTTTTACAGCGATTTGAATGGGCTGGGTCAGTTCGTATTTGAAGATTTCATTCGAAACAGAAGAAAAAATTTACGGTAA
- a CDS encoding T9SS type A sorting domain-containing protein has translation MIRNILFSLLLLALTSTLVLGQAYNGPAAGSKTGGVVVNTNNFGLTPSNSFPKPETIRNKVDYNASPVFIKEYDDMYEAIKYYVEDSNAGKDAIDTTKALMLKSFQGLTQTNSIPPDPHVAVGAGYIVATVNSDFGIFDKNGNLLKRINADAWYATTLSSPGAFDPKVIYDHFDKKWVMVWLDQNDNPARGYHLISVSDDSIPTGTWYNYAIRSDVNGDVPSNNWMDYQGVGFDDDAVYVSGNQFSFASAFNYAKIRIYPKSALYSNDANATITWNDIYGIKYPSPGPTQQFIFHIRPTIAYTHDPAKYYFLHAPNGGNAFALYWIENPLTNPVLRGSMVPTISYSSPPNANQLGGGSPLLSTNGAQLQDEPIFRDGKIWSIHTITNPSASSYSALHYVKINTATSTVAEQSVLGASGLWYYFGAIAVDKFDNAAATFARSGDTEYAGAFYSSKFANETNFTYSAPLQTGKANYVKTFGGTRNRWGDYMGIWADPENLTDFVLFTEYASASNTWSTWTGILRIAPFDGPKGFVDKAVLNFGEVEQNKTSLPDRFKLTSFGTQSIVIDSLYFGSGNFILNTNLSYPFTLDPNRTIEVELSAKPVDLGPIADTLFIRSNETGLKGVAVTATGYQIAAANEKAMYSVSGGTDNNRLFYLRTGNAVPTEIGATTKNLFTSITVDPKSKVIYGLRNTTPQEIVRLNATGGDAHTLFKASITDLGSIAFDTSGNLYASQKSGKIYKVGLLDSSFTERFSTASPVLSIAFHPQTNELYASLYRALGSPKDMIFKINQTTGDTTRLGYTGFGGAIFDIEFDKEGGFFGLKGTNNQATDLIQINPSTGAGTLVGSTGIVNMASLSFNYNGTLTDVKTTSTIPGAFSLGQNYPNPFNPTTRIEYTLPKAANVKITVYNLLGEVVKVLYEGFNNAGGYSLYWNADDVAGAKLTSGVYFYELKANTIDGNSYSEIKKMVLLK, from the coding sequence GTGATAAGAAACATTCTTTTTTCACTATTGTTGTTGGCATTAACCTCGACTCTTGTCCTTGGACAGGCTTATAATGGACCCGCCGCGGGTTCCAAGACCGGTGGAGTCGTAGTGAATACTAACAATTTTGGCTTAACACCTTCGAACAGTTTCCCAAAGCCGGAGACGATAAGAAACAAGGTTGATTACAATGCAAGTCCTGTATTTATAAAAGAATACGACGACATGTATGAAGCAATAAAATACTATGTTGAAGACTCGAATGCAGGAAAAGATGCAATCGACACAACAAAGGCACTGATGTTGAAGAGTTTTCAGGGATTAACCCAGACAAACTCGATTCCACCCGATCCACATGTTGCTGTGGGAGCAGGATATATCGTTGCAACAGTCAACAGCGATTTTGGGATTTTCGACAAGAACGGCAACCTTCTTAAGAGGATCAATGCTGATGCATGGTATGCAACAACTCTTTCTTCACCCGGAGCGTTCGATCCTAAAGTGATTTATGACCATTTTGACAAAAAATGGGTAATGGTTTGGCTCGATCAGAATGACAATCCTGCAAGAGGCTATCATCTCATCTCGGTTTCGGATGATTCCATTCCGACCGGTACATGGTACAACTATGCCATTCGTTCGGATGTGAACGGTGATGTTCCATCAAACAACTGGATGGATTATCAGGGTGTGGGCTTCGATGATGATGCAGTGTATGTTTCGGGTAACCAGTTCTCATTTGCAAGTGCATTTAACTATGCAAAGATCAGGATTTACCCTAAATCAGCGCTTTATTCCAATGATGCCAATGCAACAATTACATGGAATGATATCTATGGTATTAAGTATCCCTCACCGGGTCCGACTCAGCAATTCATATTTCATATAAGACCAACGATTGCCTACACACATGATCCTGCAAAATACTATTTCCTCCATGCACCAAATGGCGGGAATGCATTTGCACTCTACTGGATAGAGAATCCATTAACCAACCCTGTGCTCAGAGGTTCAATGGTTCCGACGATCAGCTACAGTTCACCGCCTAATGCAAATCAACTTGGGGGAGGATCTCCGTTGCTTTCCACCAACGGTGCCCAGCTTCAGGATGAACCGATTTTCAGAGATGGTAAAATCTGGTCAATACACACCATAACAAATCCAAGTGCGTCCAGCTATTCAGCTCTTCACTATGTAAAAATAAACACAGCCACGAGCACAGTTGCAGAGCAGTCTGTACTCGGAGCAAGTGGATTATGGTATTACTTCGGTGCTATAGCAGTTGATAAATTTGACAATGCCGCCGCAACATTTGCACGCTCTGGTGATACCGAATATGCAGGTGCATTCTATTCGTCAAAATTCGCAAATGAAACCAATTTTACATACAGTGCCCCACTTCAGACGGGTAAAGCCAATTATGTGAAAACATTTGGCGGTACCAGAAATCGCTGGGGCGATTATATGGGAATCTGGGCTGATCCGGAAAATCTGACCGATTTTGTACTGTTTACTGAATATGCATCAGCATCAAATACCTGGAGTACATGGACAGGCATATTGCGAATCGCTCCCTTTGATGGTCCAAAAGGATTCGTAGATAAAGCTGTCTTGAATTTTGGTGAGGTTGAGCAAAACAAAACCAGTCTCCCGGACAGGTTTAAGCTTACAAGTTTCGGAACACAGAGTATAGTAATAGATTCATTGTACTTTGGTTCAGGTAATTTTATTCTTAACACCAATCTTTCATATCCTTTTACACTCGATCCTAACAGAACGATAGAAGTGGAACTGAGTGCCAAACCTGTTGATTTAGGACCGATAGCGGACACTCTTTTCATTAGATCGAACGAGACCGGATTGAAAGGTGTAGCTGTTACTGCGACTGGTTATCAGATAGCTGCAGCAAACGAAAAGGCAATGTATTCGGTGTCCGGCGGAACAGACAATAATCGGCTTTTCTATCTGAGAACGGGAAACGCAGTTCCCACTGAAATCGGTGCTACAACAAAAAACCTTTTCACAAGCATAACTGTTGACCCTAAAAGTAAAGTTATTTACGGGTTAAGGAACACCACTCCGCAGGAAATCGTCAGATTGAATGCTACCGGTGGTGATGCCCATACTTTATTTAAGGCCAGTATTACAGATTTGGGAAGTATAGCATTTGATACATCCGGGAATTTATATGCGTCCCAGAAGTCAGGCAAAATCTATAAAGTGGGATTGTTGGATTCATCTTTCACAGAAAGATTTTCAACAGCTTCTCCAGTCTTGAGTATCGCTTTTCATCCTCAGACAAATGAACTTTACGCATCACTTTATCGCGCACTTGGTTCACCGAAGGATATGATTTTCAAAATAAATCAGACAACCGGTGACACTACGAGACTCGGTTACACCGGCTTTGGTGGCGCAATATTTGATATCGAGTTCGATAAGGAAGGTGGCTTCTTTGGATTGAAGGGAACAAATAATCAGGCAACTGATTTGATTCAGATAAATCCATCAACCGGAGCGGGAACACTCGTTGGTTCGACGGGGATTGTCAACATGGCTTCGTTGTCCTTCAATTACAACGGTACACTGACCGATGTTAAAACAACTTCAACAATTCCCGGAGCATTTTCACTCGGACAGAACTATCCAAATCCATTTAATCCTACAACCAGGATCGAATATACACTCCCTAAAGCAGCTAATGTTAAGATTACTGTCTACAACCTGTTAGGTGAAGTGGTAAAAGTTCTTTATGAAGGATTCAACAACGCGGGTGGTTATTCACTCTATTGGAATGCAGACGATGTTGCTGGCGCGAAACTCACAAGCGGTGTTTACTTCTACGAGTTAAAAGCCAACACAATTGATGGTAATTCGTATAGTGAAATTAAGAAAATGGTACTCCTTAAATAG
- the clpP gene encoding ATP-dependent Clp endopeptidase proteolytic subunit ClpP, with protein sequence MVPYVIEQTGRGERGMDIYSRLLRERIIFLGTAIDDHVASLTIAQLIFLEAEDSSKDIYLYINSPGGSVSAGLAIYDTMRFIKPDVSTICVGLAASMGAVLLAGGADGKRSALPNSKIMIHQPWVGGISGQASDIEIQAKEMMKTRDTLYKILSDHTGKTIAQITKDCDRDYFMTSEEAVEYKLIDKILDKRK encoded by the coding sequence TTGGTTCCCTATGTCATCGAGCAGACAGGCAGAGGCGAAAGAGGTATGGATATCTATTCCAGATTGCTTAGAGAGAGAATTATTTTTCTCGGTACTGCAATTGATGATCATGTAGCCTCTCTTACAATCGCACAACTAATCTTCCTCGAGGCTGAAGATTCCTCTAAAGATATCTATTTATACATAAACTCGCCCGGTGGAAGTGTTTCCGCTGGTTTGGCAATTTATGATACCATGCGGTTCATCAAACCGGATGTCTCTACGATCTGTGTCGGACTGGCTGCCAGTATGGGAGCGGTTTTACTTGCAGGTGGTGCAGACGGGAAACGGTCAGCACTCCCCAACTCTAAGATCATGATACATCAACCCTGGGTTGGCGGAATCTCTGGTCAGGCATCCGATATCGAGATTCAGGCTAAAGAGATGATGAAGACAAGAGATACTCTCTACAAGATACTCTCTGACCACACAGGAAAAACGATTGCACAGATCACAAAAGACTGCGACAGAGATTATTTCATGACATCGGAAGAAGCAGTTGAGTATAAACTTATAGATAAAATTCTCGACAAAAGAAAATAA
- a CDS encoding magnesium chelatase: MYYNIEEIKTFRDLKNSGYKPKTIKDEMRSNLIASLSNGQEYFGEIHGYEETVIPDLKRAILSRHNILLLGLRGQAKTRIARTLVKLLDEYIPVIRGSELMDDPYNPVSTFGKSQIVTHGDDTEIQWIHRDQRYTEKLATPDVSVADLIGDVDPIKAASLKLPYSDERVIHYGLIPRSHRSIFVINELPDLQARIQVALFNILQEEDIQIRGFKMKLPLDIQFIFTANPEDYTNRGSIVTPLKDRIDSQILTHYPRSITVSKNITKQEARLHEQQASDIVCSPLLEDLVEQVAFEARKSEYVDEKSGVSARLTISSYENLFSSAELRRLINSEKSAIVRISDLFNTIPSITGKVELVYEGEQEGPSTVAHLLISKAIRTVFQQYFPSPEKNGKNEDGKKAYTKVLDWFSKGNTLDLISGSSQKEYENSLMRVEGLMELVQEFVAGISKQEQFIFAEFLLHGMCEFSLISRFNLTGKFEFKDMLSSMFTLDNLDEDEFDEEKY, translated from the coding sequence ATGTACTATAATATTGAAGAGATTAAAACATTTCGTGACCTGAAAAATTCCGGTTACAAGCCGAAAACCATCAAAGATGAAATGAGGAGTAACCTGATTGCTTCCCTCTCGAACGGGCAGGAATATTTTGGTGAAATTCACGGCTATGAAGAGACTGTTATCCCTGATCTGAAAAGGGCGATTCTTTCCAGACATAATATCTTGTTGCTGGGTCTGAGAGGTCAGGCAAAAACCAGAATAGCAAGGACTTTGGTTAAGCTTCTCGATGAATATATACCCGTAATCAGAGGGAGTGAATTGATGGATGATCCATATAACCCCGTTTCGACTTTTGGAAAGTCCCAAATAGTTACGCATGGAGATGATACCGAAATTCAATGGATTCATCGTGATCAAAGATATACTGAGAAACTCGCTACTCCTGATGTATCTGTAGCTGATCTCATCGGAGATGTCGATCCCATAAAAGCAGCTTCACTGAAGCTCCCCTATTCGGATGAAAGAGTGATTCACTACGGTTTGATTCCCCGTTCTCACAGGTCAATCTTTGTGATTAACGAACTTCCGGATCTTCAGGCGAGAATCCAGGTTGCTCTCTTTAATATTCTGCAGGAAGAGGACATTCAGATAAGAGGTTTTAAGATGAAACTGCCTCTCGATATTCAGTTTATATTTACAGCAAATCCTGAGGATTACACCAACAGAGGTTCGATTGTCACTCCGTTGAAAGACAGAATCGACAGTCAGATTTTAACTCACTACCCGAGAAGCATCACTGTATCAAAAAACATTACTAAACAGGAAGCGAGACTGCACGAACAGCAGGCATCAGATATCGTCTGCTCACCACTTCTGGAGGATCTTGTTGAACAGGTGGCTTTTGAAGCCCGGAAGAGTGAATATGTGGATGAAAAAAGCGGGGTTTCTGCACGACTAACCATTTCAAGTTATGAGAATCTGTTCAGTTCTGCCGAACTTAGACGACTCATAAACTCCGAAAAAAGTGCAATCGTTCGAATAAGTGACCTCTTCAACACAATTCCTTCGATAACAGGTAAAGTTGAACTGGTTTATGAAGGTGAGCAGGAGGGTCCATCTACGGTTGCACATCTGCTGATTTCAAAGGCAATTAGAACAGTTTTCCAGCAATATTTCCCTTCACCTGAAAAAAACGGAAAAAATGAAGACGGGAAGAAAGCATATACAAAAGTACTCGACTGGTTTTCAAAAGGAAATACTCTCGATTTGATTAGTGGTTCTTCCCAGAAAGAGTATGAGAATTCACTTATGAGAGTAGAAGGACTGATGGAACTGGTGCAGGAATTTGTAGCCGGTATCAGCAAACAGGAACAATTCATCTTTGCCGAGTTCCTTCTTCACGGTATGTGCGAATTTTCCCTTATCAGCAGGTTTAACCTGACGGGGAAATTCGAATTCAAAGACATGTTGTCTTCCATGTTTACTTTGGACAACCTTGACGAAGATGAATTCGATGAAGAAAAATATTGA
- the tig gene encoding trigger factor: MERKINQLSTAEHQLEVTLSPEEASPLIQSEVAKKITTIQIPGFRKGKAPRHVIKNMYGDSLEYDAADKVANKIFWDSVKEMELKPLNTPGLVDLNFKPGESLSFKINYEIFPEVDILNYRGNDIEIPLYEVTESLVEEELKNLLNSNAEFESVDKVEDPANTLIDIDFYNTTTSQEVGTPKAIEIDYPLLSDSFKSSVGNLKAGDFIKPADFYSDQKMIDAYEKSSYIFIVKGFRTKKLPELTDEFVQTISKEYKTVDELKEGIAAYYKGYYEDMTNKIYNSQLEKKILDANDLKIPSTFTERVLEYFVKEETEKAKKEKKPLPKAEDLRTAYLPYAQKEAKWQVIRENIIRQENLTVTDEYIDELVKQEVEKYNIGEDILRDYFRGDSIKNQLLYGLLDKFLAAENPRKSIDPEEYREKYVKKHDHDHHDHNHDHDHDHDHDHDHEHHH, translated from the coding sequence TTGGAAAGGAAAATAAATCAGTTATCAACAGCTGAACATCAATTAGAAGTAACATTAAGCCCTGAAGAAGCCTCACCACTTATTCAATCAGAAGTCGCAAAAAAAATTACCACTATTCAAATCCCCGGTTTTAGAAAAGGCAAAGCCCCTCGACATGTGATTAAAAATATGTATGGTGATTCTCTTGAATACGATGCCGCTGACAAAGTGGCAAACAAGATATTCTGGGACTCGGTAAAAGAGATGGAATTGAAACCACTTAACACGCCGGGTCTGGTTGACCTCAATTTTAAACCGGGAGAGTCTCTCTCCTTCAAGATAAATTATGAAATCTTCCCTGAGGTTGATATCCTTAATTATCGCGGAAATGACATAGAAATTCCCCTCTACGAAGTAACTGAATCACTCGTTGAGGAAGAACTTAAAAATCTGCTCAATTCGAATGCTGAATTTGAAAGTGTGGATAAAGTTGAGGATCCTGCGAATACACTTATCGACATCGATTTCTACAATACCACTACTTCACAGGAAGTTGGAACACCAAAAGCAATTGAGATCGATTATCCCCTTTTAAGCGATTCATTCAAGTCGTCAGTAGGAAATCTTAAGGCCGGTGATTTTATCAAACCTGCTGATTTTTACTCTGATCAAAAAATGATCGATGCTTACGAGAAATCCTCATATATTTTTATCGTAAAAGGTTTCAGAACAAAGAAACTCCCTGAACTTACAGATGAATTTGTACAAACTATCTCAAAAGAGTACAAAACTGTCGATGAACTGAAAGAAGGTATTGCAGCCTACTATAAAGGCTACTATGAGGATATGACGAATAAAATCTATAATTCTCAGCTTGAAAAGAAAATTCTCGATGCCAACGATTTAAAAATTCCGTCAACTTTTACTGAACGCGTACTTGAATATTTTGTGAAAGAGGAGACTGAAAAAGCAAAGAAGGAGAAAAAACCACTCCCCAAAGCTGAAGACCTCCGTACAGCTTATTTGCCGTATGCTCAAAAAGAAGCTAAATGGCAGGTAATTCGTGAAAATATCATCCGTCAGGAAAACCTCACAGTTACAGATGAATATATCGATGAACTTGTGAAACAGGAAGTTGAAAAATACAATATTGGTGAAGATATACTCAGGGATTATTTCCGGGGTGACTCAATAAAAAATCAATTGTTGTATGGACTTCTTGACAAGTTCCTTGCCGCTGAAAACCCGCGGAAGTCTATCGATCCTGAGGAATATCGTGAAAAGTATGTCAAAAAACATGATCACGATCATCATGACCACAATCACGATCATGACCACGATCACGATCATGACCACGATCATGAACATCATCATTAA